From Kiritimatiellia bacterium, one genomic window encodes:
- a CDS encoding type II secretion system F family protein, producing the protein MAKFSYTALDAKGRETQGEIEADNQTAAISKIREKGMFPTAVTDAAAKPAKKKAVKASGGLMKMELRMPAFLSRVKTKQLMVWTRQLATLVNAGLPLLRGLRVLAKQEKNPLLKRTVSEMAESIESGSTFAEALAQHPRIFNKLFVNMVKAGEVGGVLDVVLLRLAEFMEKAQKIKSKVVSAMVYPVVVLIMAGSILTFLMIFIVPKFQDIFADLLEGEQLPGLTRMVLAVSQTMTRRLPIVVGVIVLLVFLAKILAKARVGRLFLDNLKLKMPIFGTLVRKTAIARFTRTLGTLMTSGVPVLQALNIVRDTVQNEVISKAVGTIHDAVKEGENMTRPIEGCGVFPPMVVSMVEVGEETGGLPEMLMKIADSYDDDVDNTVVGLTSIIEPILIIFLAIIVGTIVIALFLPLISIIGKMS; encoded by the coding sequence ATGGCCAAGTTTTCATACACGGCGCTGGACGCCAAGGGCCGGGAGACCCAGGGCGAGATCGAGGCGGACAACCAGACTGCCGCCATCAGCAAGATCCGCGAAAAAGGGATGTTCCCGACCGCGGTGACCGACGCCGCCGCCAAGCCGGCCAAGAAAAAAGCCGTCAAGGCCAGCGGCGGGCTGATGAAGATGGAACTGCGGATGCCCGCGTTCCTCTCGCGCGTAAAGACCAAGCAGTTGATGGTGTGGACGCGCCAGCTTGCCACCCTGGTCAACGCCGGCCTGCCCCTGCTGCGCGGCCTGCGGGTGCTGGCCAAGCAGGAGAAGAATCCTTTGCTCAAGCGCACCGTGTCCGAGATGGCCGAATCCATCGAGTCGGGCAGCACCTTCGCGGAGGCGCTGGCGCAGCACCCGCGCATCTTCAACAAGCTGTTCGTCAACATGGTCAAGGCCGGCGAAGTCGGCGGCGTGCTGGATGTCGTCCTCCTGCGCCTGGCCGAGTTCATGGAAAAGGCCCAGAAGATCAAGAGCAAGGTCGTCAGTGCCATGGTGTACCCGGTGGTCGTGCTCATCATGGCCGGCAGCATCCTGACCTTCCTGATGATCTTCATCGTCCCGAAGTTCCAGGACATCTTCGCCGACCTGCTGGAAGGCGAGCAGTTGCCCGGCCTCACCCGGATGGTGCTGGCCGTCAGCCAGACCATGACCCGCCGGCTGCCGATCGTCGTCGGCGTCATCGTGCTCCTCGTGTTCCTCGCCAAGATCCTGGCGAAGGCTCGCGTGGGGCGGCTGTTCCTGGACAACCTCAAGCTCAAGATGCCGATCTTCGGCACCCTGGTCCGGAAGACCGCGATCGCGCGGTTCACCCGGACGCTGGGCACCCTGATGACCTCCGGCGTGCCGGTCCTCCAGGCCCTGAACATCGTCCGCGACACCGTCCAGAACGAGGTGATCAGCAAGGCGGTCGGCACGATCCACGACGCCGTCAAGGAAGGCGAAAACATGACCCGGCCGATCGAGGGCTGCGGGGTCTTCCCGCCGATGGTTGTCAGCATGGTGGAAGTCGGCGAGGAGACCGGCGGCCTGCCCGAGATGCTGATGAAGATCGCGGACAGCTACGACGACGACGTGGACAACACCGTCGTCGGCCTGACCTCGATCATCGAGCCGATCCTGATCATCTTCCTGGCCATCATCGTCGGCACGATCGTCATCGCGCTCTTCCTGCCCCTGATTTCGATCATCGGCAAGATGAGCTGA
- a CDS encoding acyl-CoA thioesterase: protein MQDTDAAGVIFFTSQLRIAHETFEAFLDGIGLGLGVIMAERDYRIPLVHAESDYLAPARLGDELTVELTLDRAGQTSFSLRFRLLKSSGVEVGAVKTVQVAVDAGTWQKRPLPGELRNALTSNLG, encoded by the coding sequence ATGCAAGACACCGACGCCGCCGGCGTGATCTTCTTCACCAGCCAGCTCCGCATCGCGCACGAAACGTTCGAGGCCTTCCTGGACGGGATCGGCCTGGGCCTGGGCGTCATCATGGCGGAGCGGGATTACCGGATTCCCCTTGTCCACGCGGAATCCGACTACCTCGCCCCCGCGCGCCTGGGCGACGAGTTGACCGTGGAACTGACCCTGGACCGGGCGGGGCAGACTTCCTTTTCGCTGCGGTTCCGCCTGCTCAAGTCCTCCGGCGTCGAGGTGGGCGCCGTGAAAACGGTGCAGGTGGCCGTGGATGCCGGCACATGGCAGAAGAGGCCCCTGCCCGGCGAACTGCGGAACGCGCTGACGTCCAACCTGGGGTAG
- a CDS encoding DUF4339 domain-containing protein: MNTASWYYARAGAADRSGPLPTRIVQGMLADGSLSPDDLVWRAGLPGWVRAGSVPELSPEAAPAASLSRLRHWMTIAGILGIVTGIGGCLTIVGAVSGVLMIVAGTALLGARSALDTAPVSDPAWIPFFEQLGRYARATAWALVLGILSAVFFLCFYFGLFAGILTGVGAR, translated from the coding sequence ATGAACACGGCATCCTGGTATTATGCCCGCGCGGGGGCGGCCGATCGCTCCGGCCCGCTGCCCACACGGATCGTGCAGGGCATGCTGGCCGACGGGAGCCTGTCTCCCGACGACCTCGTCTGGCGTGCGGGACTACCAGGCTGGGTCCGCGCCGGCTCGGTGCCGGAACTGTCGCCCGAGGCCGCGCCCGCCGCCTCGCTTTCCCGTTTGCGGCACTGGATGACGATCGCGGGCATCCTGGGTATCGTGACCGGGATCGGCGGCTGCCTCACGATCGTGGGCGCCGTCTCGGGCGTCCTGATGATCGTGGCCGGAACGGCGCTGCTGGGTGCGCGCTCGGCGCTGGACACGGCGCCGGTTTCCGATCCGGCGTGGATCCCGTTTTTCGAGCAGCTGGGCCGGTATGCCCGGGCGACCGCGTGGGCGCTGGTCCTGGGGATCCTGTCCGCGGTCTTCTTCCTGTGCTTCTACTTCGGCCTGTTCGCCGGGATCCTGACCGGCGTCGGCGCGCGTTGA
- a CDS encoding ABC transporter ATP-binding protein, which produces MIHMSRVSKSFGAVRAVRDLTLDIPRGQLFCFLGPNGAGKTTTIKMLCGLLRPDEGEIRIGGRDLRTDAVAVRRITGYIPDFPFLYERLTAAEFFEFSGDLYGLPAREVREKRAPAFVQFGLADYAHTLIKDLSHGYRQRLIYAVTLLHAPEVLFVDEPFIGLDPFTIRLIKNLLRDQARAGMTVFLTTHILALIEDLADRIGIIAGGRLVTAGTREELAGASAVRGGSLEDIFFSLAGPEGEGPYA; this is translated from the coding sequence ATGATCCACATGAGCCGTGTTTCGAAATCGTTCGGCGCCGTCCGGGCCGTGCGCGACCTGACCCTCGACATCCCCCGCGGCCAGCTCTTCTGTTTCCTGGGCCCGAACGGCGCCGGCAAGACGACGACCATCAAGATGCTCTGCGGCCTGCTGCGTCCCGACGAGGGAGAGATCCGCATCGGCGGCCGCGACCTGCGGACCGATGCCGTCGCGGTCCGGCGCATCACCGGCTACATCCCCGATTTCCCGTTTCTCTACGAGCGCCTTACGGCCGCCGAGTTCTTCGAGTTCTCCGGGGACCTCTACGGCCTGCCGGCCCGGGAGGTCCGCGAGAAGAGGGCCCCCGCGTTCGTCCAGTTCGGCCTCGCGGATTACGCGCACACGCTCATCAAGGATCTCTCCCACGGCTACCGCCAGCGCCTGATCTACGCCGTGACGCTGCTCCACGCCCCCGAGGTGCTGTTCGTGGACGAGCCGTTCATCGGGCTCGACCCGTTCACCATCCGCCTGATCAAGAACCTGCTGCGCGACCAGGCCCGGGCCGGGATGACCGTCTTCCTCACCACGCACATCCTGGCCCTGATCGAGGACCTGGCCGACCGCATCGGGATCATCGCCGGCGGGCGCCTGGTCACGGCCGGCACACGGGAAGAACTGGCCGGGGCAAGCGCCGTGCGCGGGGGCAGCCTGGAGGACATCTTCTTCAGCCTGGCCGGCCCGGAGGGGGAGGGGCCGTATGCGTGA